One segment of Macrotis lagotis isolate mMagLag1 chromosome 1, bilby.v1.9.chrom.fasta, whole genome shotgun sequence DNA contains the following:
- the QPCT gene encoding glutaminyl-peptide cyclotransferase codes for MPGGAREDGAAKPGRPAGVVSLLLVAAALLPEVRGHTGDSGTWTQEKSQHKPAILNTTDIQKIAEGTNISEMWQNDLKPLLIERYPGSPGSYAARQHIMQRIQRLQANWNLEVDTFLSYTPYGYRTFSNIISTLDPTAKRHLVLACHYDSKYFPQWDSGVFVGATDSAVPCAMLLEAARALDNQLLSLKNSSVSRPDLSLQLIFFDGEEAFLHWSPQDSLYGSRHLAAKMESTPHPPGATNTNQLHGIDLLVLLDLIGAPHPRFPKYFQNSRWFGRLQAIEKKLHELGLLQDHSVKTQYFQGHMYREQIQDDHIPFLRRGVPILHLIPFPFPEVWHTMDDNEENLDKSTIDNLNKIIQVFVSEYLHL; via the exons ATGCCGGGGGGCGCACGCGAGGATGGGGCAGCCAAGCCTGGGCGTCCCGCGGGGGTGGTCTCCCTGCTGCTGGTGGCGGCTGCCCTGCTCCCCGAGGTGCGTGGGCACACGGGGGATTCCGGCACCTGGACGCAGGAGAAG AGCCAACACAAACCAGCTATTTTGAATACAACTGATATTCAGAAAATTGCAGAAGGCACAAATATTTCTGAAATGTGGCAGAATGACTTAAAACCACTACTTATAGAGAGATATCCAGGATCACCAGGAAGTTATGCTGCTCGCCAG CACATCATGCAGAGAATTCAAAGACTCCAAGCCAACTGGAACTTAGAAGTGGATACTTTCTTGAGTTATACACCCTATGGATACCGGACTTTTTCAAATATCATCAGCACCCTTGACCCTACTGCCAAGCGCCACTTGGTACTCGCTTGCCACTATGACTCTAAGTATTTTCCACAATGGGACAGTGGAGTATTTGTGGGAGCTACAGACTCAGCGGTACCCTGTGCAATGCTGTTGGAGGCAGCCCGGGCTTTAGACAATCAGCTTCTTTCCTTGAAG aacTCTTCAGTCTCCAGACCAGATTTATCTCTCCAGCTTATTTTCTTTGATGGTGAAGAGGCTTTTCTTCACTGGTCTCCTCAGGATTCCCTCTATGGCTCTCGGCACTTAGCAGCAAAAATGGAATCTACTCCACATCCTCCTGGAGCAACAAATACAAACCAATTGCATGGCATT GATTTACTTGTATTACTGGATTTAATAGGTGCACCACACCCAAGGTTtcctaaatattttcaaaattctcgATGGTTTGGAAGACTTCAAGCAATTG AAAAAAAGCTACATGAATTGGGATTACTTCAGGATCATTCTGTGAAGACACAGTATTTCCAGGGTCATATGTACCGAGAACAAATCCAGGATGACCATATTCCATTTTTAAGAAGAG gtgttccAATTCTACATTTGATACCCTTCCCTTTTCCTGAAGTCTGGCATACGATGGATGACAATGAAGAAAATTTGGATAAGTCAACTATAGACAATCTCAACAAAATCATACAAGTCTTTGTGTCAGAGTACCTTCATTTGTAA